The Candidatus Anoxymicrobium japonicum genome has a window encoding:
- a CDS encoding TIGR00299 family protein — protein MTVAYFDCFSGISGDMALGALIDLGLSVDELMDILETLGLEEFQLESRDVMSYGLRATKINVTAPENVLVRTFNSINDLIENSELPEMVKTTSLDIFMLIARAESLIHHKPIDQVHFHEVGAVDSIVDIVGTAYGVHALGINEVFSSPLPLGHGMIKTLHGSIPVPAPAVLEILGDTPTYGCGIPTEIVTPTGAAIVKTLAFEFGTMPPMTLSKTGYGAGTKDLGVPNLLRIITGEPLGFPVEQEQLAYVISTNIDDMNPEFYDYVMERLFNAGAHDVWLTPIQMKKTRPGTVINILCSPADVAALKRILIEETSTFGLRTSVVMKKAIEREAVEVETPWGTVSVKVGRESGRVTSVSPEFSDCARIAGEQGVPIKEVFRKAQALAQEQLD, from the coding sequence ATGACTGTCGCCTACTTCGACTGTTTTAGCGGCATCAGTGGAGACATGGCGTTGGGCGCGCTGATCGACCTCGGGTTGAGCGTTGATGAGTTGATGGACATTCTTGAAACCCTTGGCCTCGAAGAATTCCAGCTCGAATCACGCGACGTTATGAGCTACGGACTCCGCGCGACAAAGATCAACGTGACAGCGCCCGAGAACGTACTCGTGCGGACATTCAACAGCATCAATGACCTCATAGAAAACAGCGAGCTGCCAGAGATGGTCAAGACCACGAGCCTCGATATCTTCATGCTGATCGCGCGCGCCGAGTCATTGATACACCATAAGCCAATCGACCAGGTGCACTTCCACGAGGTCGGAGCAGTGGATTCCATCGTCGATATCGTCGGAACAGCGTACGGTGTGCACGCGCTCGGGATCAACGAAGTCTTCTCTTCCCCCTTGCCTCTCGGGCACGGAATGATAAAAACGTTGCACGGGTCAATCCCGGTACCGGCGCCCGCGGTTCTGGAAATCCTCGGAGACACGCCGACGTATGGGTGTGGCATCCCAACCGAGATCGTGACGCCTACAGGAGCGGCTATTGTGAAAACGCTCGCGTTCGAATTTGGAACAATGCCTCCAATGACTCTTTCTAAAACGGGGTACGGCGCGGGGACAAAAGACCTCGGCGTCCCCAATCTGTTGCGGATAATCACGGGCGAACCGCTTGGCTTCCCCGTGGAGCAGGAGCAGCTCGCGTACGTCATCTCAACGAATATCGACGACATGAACCCCGAGTTCTATGACTACGTGATGGAGCGCCTCTTCAACGCTGGAGCGCACGATGTGTGGCTCACGCCCATTCAGATGAAAAAGACACGGCCCGGAACCGTTATCAACATCCTCTGCTCACCGGCTGATGTCGCCGCGCTCAAACGGATATTGATCGAGGAGACGAGTACTTTCGGGTTGCGAACGTCCGTGGTCATGAAAAAGGCGATCGAGCGCGAGGCCGTTGAGGTGGAAACCCCATGGGGCACGGTGAGCGTGAAGGTCGGCCGTGAGAGCGGCCGTGTGACAAGCGTATCGCCGGAGTTTTCAGATTGCGCGAGGATCGCCGGCGAGCAAGGCGTCCCCATCAAAGAGGTCTTCCGGAAAGCGCAAGCCCTGGCGCAAGAGCAACTCGATTGA
- a CDS encoding 1-(5-phosphoribosyl)-5-amino-4-imidazole-carboxylate carboxylase: protein MTYEDSIKELLLRVEAGEVPAEKALESLRSLSFTDLEFARVDHHRELRQGFAEVVFCERKTPEQIAKITKALLENNEGNLLLTRADPGVHRLIRELDDRAVYHPEAKAITIEREMTAARGVVSIVSAGTADIPVAEEARVTASIMGTVAKQFYDVGVAGAHRLFAYREEFERSNAIVVVAGMEGALASLVGGLVSCPVIAVPTSVGYGASFGGLAALLTMMNSCAAGVGVVNIDNGFGAGYLAGLINRMISQAKESTKQ from the coding sequence ATGACATACGAAGATTCGATAAAAGAATTGCTCTTGCGTGTTGAAGCCGGCGAAGTTCCCGCGGAAAAAGCCCTGGAGAGCTTGCGTTCCCTTTCTTTCACCGATCTCGAGTTCGCCAGAGTGGATCACCACCGCGAGTTGCGCCAGGGTTTCGCGGAGGTCGTATTCTGCGAGCGCAAGACTCCCGAGCAAATCGCAAAGATAACGAAGGCGCTCCTGGAGAATAACGAGGGGAATTTGCTGTTGACCCGCGCGGATCCAGGCGTCCACCGACTCATCCGTGAACTCGACGACCGCGCCGTATATCACCCCGAGGCGAAAGCCATAACCATCGAGCGCGAGATGACGGCGGCAAGAGGAGTGGTGTCGATCGTCTCCGCTGGAACCGCCGACATTCCCGTGGCCGAGGAAGCGCGGGTAACCGCGTCCATCATGGGAACTGTCGCAAAACAGTTTTACGACGTCGGCGTGGCGGGGGCTCACAGATTATTTGCCTATCGCGAGGAGTTCGAGCGCTCAAACGCTATAGTCGTCGTCGCCGGGATGGAGGGAGCGCTTGCTAGCCTGGTCGGAGGGTTGGTCTCCTGTCCGGTTATCGCGGTGCCCACAAGCGTCGGGTACGGCGCTTCGTTCGGCGGTCTCGCCGCGTTGCTCACGATGATGAACTCGTGCGCGGCCGGCGTCGGCGTCGTCAATATCGATAACGGGTTCGGCGCGGGTTATCTTGCCGGGCTCATCAACAGAATGATCTCTCAGGCAAAGGAGAGTACCAAACAATGA
- a CDS encoding TIGR00268 family protein → MEANLEEKYFRLKKCLAEMGSALVSYSGGVDSTLLLAVGSEVLGENLLAVTVDSPLNPRSMMDATSKMAARLKVEHITIKTDELTDANFTSNPPERCYLCKHARFSKLVDIAAREGISEVLDGSQMNDVGDYRPGMDAVAELSVRSPLLEMELYKFEIRALSRELGLATWNTPGVTCLATRIPYGQKITREKLGVIEQCEEFLSDMGMKNARLRFYDTGIARIEVSPSGIPVLASDGVRERVVDKLKALGFTYVTVDLAGYRTGSLNEVLPENR, encoded by the coding sequence ATGGAAGCAAATCTCGAAGAAAAGTATTTCAGACTCAAGAAGTGTCTTGCCGAGATGGGCAGCGCGCTCGTCTCCTATTCCGGTGGAGTCGACAGCACTCTCCTGCTTGCCGTCGGCAGCGAGGTTCTGGGCGAAAACCTGCTCGCCGTGACAGTTGATTCTCCTCTAAACCCACGCTCGATGATGGACGCCACATCCAAAATGGCGGCCCGGCTCAAGGTCGAGCACATCACTATCAAGACGGACGAGCTGACTGACGCCAACTTCACATCCAACCCGCCCGAGCGGTGCTACCTGTGCAAGCACGCTCGATTCAGCAAGCTCGTGGACATCGCGGCTCGCGAGGGAATCTCCGAGGTTCTCGACGGCAGCCAGATGAACGATGTCGGAGATTATCGTCCCGGGATGGATGCGGTCGCGGAACTTTCAGTCCGTAGTCCGCTTCTCGAAATGGAGCTCTACAAGTTCGAGATACGGGCGCTGTCCCGGGAACTTGGGCTTGCCACGTGGAATACGCCTGGCGTGACGTGCCTCGCGACACGCATCCCTTACGGCCAAAAAATCACCCGCGAGAAGCTTGGCGTTATTGAGCAGTGCGAGGAGTTCCTCTCGGACATGGGCATGAAAAATGCGCGGCTGCGCTTCTATGACACCGGTATCGCGCGCATAGAGGTAAGTCCGTCGGGAATTCCTGTTCTTGCTTCGGACGGCGTCCGCGAACGGGTGGTGGACAAACTGAAGGCGCTCGGGTTCACTTATGTAACAGTGGATCTTGCCGGTTACAGGACAGGCTCGCTCAACGAGGTATTGCCCGAGAATCGATGA